The Actinomadura sp. WMMB 499 genome includes a window with the following:
- a CDS encoding MFS transporter, whose product MSISGTAVALPSIGRDLDTSGSPLNWVVAGYNLAFAAMTLIAGSTADRIGRRRVFVLSSLVFAAGFLGTALSPVIIVADIARIVSGVGGAGIMAAGGAILASGYDGAARNRAFALMGTMAGVGIAIGPTLSGLLISATGWRASFAIFTVIGLLVALGGTRARESRATGADRTDWAGGILFVAALTLLMFALLEAPSLGWAHPAILFCGIAGLVVLVVFGVVQRRSASPVLSPALVANRGFMGWSLATLTTSIGFLGVLVFLPTYLQAAADLSPAAAGATMLLLTAPVLVMPMTAVALVNRGVPARALILAALLLVVGGNLWLATLESDNAVMTVVAPLVLIGVGMGASFGITDGQAMALVHADAVGTAAGFLNTLRGAAEALVIAAYSASLVGLLSSRLGETTRAAEVGAGRLTAGAEAVELDAFTWSWQLTQVGVGLLCLVLSIVVAALIRGRGAAARRAT is encoded by the coding sequence ATGTCCATCTCGGGAACGGCGGTGGCGCTGCCGAGCATCGGCCGTGATCTCGATACCTCCGGGTCTCCTTTGAACTGGGTCGTCGCCGGTTACAACCTGGCCTTCGCGGCCATGACGCTCATCGCGGGCTCGACCGCCGACCGGATCGGCCGTCGACGGGTCTTCGTCCTTTCCTCGCTGGTCTTCGCGGCCGGATTCCTCGGGACGGCGCTGAGCCCGGTGATCATCGTCGCCGACATCGCCCGCATCGTCTCCGGCGTCGGCGGCGCCGGGATCATGGCGGCGGGCGGCGCCATCCTCGCCTCCGGTTATGACGGCGCCGCCCGCAACCGCGCCTTCGCCCTGATGGGAACCATGGCCGGGGTCGGCATCGCCATCGGCCCGACCCTGTCGGGGCTCCTCATCAGCGCCACCGGCTGGCGGGCAAGCTTCGCGATCTTCACCGTGATCGGCCTGCTGGTCGCCCTGGGCGGGACCCGTGCCCGCGAATCCCGTGCGACCGGCGCCGACCGGACCGACTGGGCAGGCGGCATCCTGTTCGTCGCCGCCCTGACCTTGCTGATGTTCGCGCTGCTGGAAGCCCCCTCGCTCGGCTGGGCCCATCCGGCCATCCTGTTCTGCGGCATCGCGGGCCTGGTCGTGCTGGTCGTCTTCGGCGTCGTCCAGCGGCGCAGCGCTTCCCCGGTGCTGTCACCCGCCCTGGTCGCCAACCGCGGTTTCATGGGGTGGAGCCTGGCGACTCTGACCACCTCCATCGGGTTCCTGGGCGTTCTGGTTTTCCTGCCTACGTACCTGCAGGCGGCGGCGGACCTGTCTCCCGCGGCCGCGGGAGCGACGATGCTGCTGCTGACCGCTCCCGTGCTGGTCATGCCTATGACCGCCGTCGCCCTGGTGAACAGGGGAGTCCCGGCCCGTGCACTGATCCTTGCCGCACTGCTACTCGTCGTGGGCGGGAACCTGTGGCTCGCGACCCTCGAGAGCGACAACGCGGTCATGACCGTCGTGGCACCGCTCGTACTGATCGGCGTCGGCATGGGAGCGTCCTTCGGCATCACCGACGGCCAGGCCATGGCGCTGGTCCACGCCGACGCCGTCGGCACGGCGGCCGGATTCCTCAACACCCTGCGCGGAGCGGCCGAGGCTCTCGTGATCGCCGCGTACAGCGCCTCCCTCGTCGGGCTCCTCTCGTCCAGGCTCGGCGAGACGACCCGCGCCGCCGAGGTCGGCGCCGGACGGCTCACCGCCGGCGCGGAGGCCGTAGAACTGGACGCCTTCACGTGGTCCTGGCAACTGACGCAGGTCGGCGTGGGCCTGCTCTGCCTGGTCCTGTCGATCGTCGTGGCCGCCCTGATCCGCGGCCGCGGCGCGGCGGCCCGCCGCGCCACCTGA
- a CDS encoding VOC family protein, with product MDIDCVIIDATDPDRLAAFWSELLDRPIAARFGPYVWLERRNGLGIGFQRTDRSRAGKNRLHLDLASEDPAAEQARVEALGGRRLTEYDPGGFLVMADPEGNEFCIIPNGLFELDDEGRAHYLPGEEKAT from the coding sequence ATGGACATCGACTGCGTGATCATCGACGCCACTGACCCGGATCGGCTGGCGGCCTTCTGGAGCGAACTGCTCGACCGGCCGATAGCAGCCCGTTTCGGACCGTACGTCTGGCTGGAACGCAGGAACGGGCTGGGCATCGGCTTCCAGCGCACCGACCGGTCCAGGGCCGGGAAGAACCGGCTGCACCTGGATCTGGCATCGGAGGATCCGGCGGCCGAACAGGCCAGGGTGGAAGCCCTGGGCGGACGGAGACTGACCGAGTACGACCCTGGAGGCTTCCTCGTCATGGCCGATCCCGAAGGGAACGAGTTCTGCATCATTCCCAACGGGCTGTTCGAGCTCGACGATGAGGGCCGGGCCCATTACCTACCTGGAGAGGAGAAAGCTACCTGA
- a CDS encoding RNA-guided endonuclease TnpB family protein, translating to MQLGYAFRLYPTRGQQQALARAFGCARVVYNDALRAREDARGQGLPFPKAAELSAAMTAAKKTPERAWLGEVSAVVLQQSLRDLETAYRNFFDGLAGKRPRMGPPRFKSRKDNRQSVRFTANARWSITPGGKLSLPKIGEVKVKWSRRLPSVPSTVTVVKDAAGRFFCSFVVETGAVPDPPDATAEVGIDLGLEHFAVLSDGRKITSPRFLRRAQNKLRKAQKDLSRKQKGSSNKGKARVKVARAHAQVADARREFHHHLSTTLVRDNQALYVEDLCVKGLARTRLATSVHDAGWSAFTAMLEYKATRYGRTFARVDRRFPSSQICSGCGRRDGPKPLHVRAWVCGGCGAGHDRDVNAARNILDQGRRITT from the coding sequence GTGCAGCTCGGATACGCCTTCCGCCTCTACCCCACCCGCGGCCAGCAGCAGGCCCTCGCGCGGGCGTTCGGATGCGCGCGCGTGGTGTACAACGACGCCCTGCGAGCGCGGGAGGACGCCCGCGGGCAGGGTTTGCCGTTCCCGAAGGCGGCCGAGCTGTCGGCCGCGATGACCGCGGCGAAGAAGACCCCGGAGCGTGCCTGGCTGGGTGAGGTGTCGGCGGTGGTGCTGCAGCAGTCGCTGCGGGACCTGGAGACCGCCTACCGCAACTTCTTCGACGGCCTGGCCGGCAAACGCCCCCGCATGGGGCCGCCGAGGTTCAAATCCCGCAAGGACAACCGGCAGTCGGTCCGGTTCACCGCCAACGCCCGCTGGTCGATCACGCCGGGCGGGAAGCTGTCCCTGCCCAAGATCGGCGAGGTGAAGGTGAAGTGGTCGCGGCGGCTGCCGTCGGTCCCCTCGACCGTGACCGTGGTCAAGGACGCGGCCGGGCGGTTCTTCTGCTCGTTCGTCGTGGAGACCGGCGCCGTGCCGGACCCGCCCGACGCCACGGCCGAGGTCGGGATCGACCTTGGACTGGAGCACTTCGCGGTCCTGTCGGACGGCCGCAAGATCACCTCCCCGAGGTTCCTGCGCCGCGCGCAGAACAAGCTCCGCAAGGCCCAAAAGGACCTGTCCCGCAAACAGAAGGGGTCCAGCAACAAAGGCAAGGCGCGTGTGAAGGTCGCCCGAGCGCACGCGCAGGTCGCCGACGCGCGCCGCGAGTTCCACCACCATCTGTCCACGACGCTCGTGCGCGACAACCAAGCGCTCTACGTCGAGGACCTGTGCGTCAAGGGGCTCGCGCGCACCCGGCTGGCCACATCGGTGCACGACGCCGGATGGTCGGCGTTCACCGCGATGCTGGAGTACAAGGCGACCCGGTACGGGCGCACGTTCGCGCGCGTCGATCGCAGGTTCCCCTCCTCGCAGATCTGCTCGGGTTGCGGGCGGCGCGACGGCCCCAAACCGCTGCACGTGCGCGCATGGGTGTGCGGCGGGTGCGGGGCCGGGCACGACCGGGACGTCAACGCCGCCCGCAACATCCTGGACCAGGGACGCCGCATCACCACGTGA
- a CDS encoding sensor histidine kinase, which yields MVGRMWEWLRGKTPLVDAFLMAPLALFSLPGVLGGAYGVPVVTYVAVTAGLLLPLVLRRTWPRPVFVAVVLVAGVQCLAGIVPLPANIAVLTVLYTVTAGFTLRWGVAAAVVVEVGAVMATFRYPSGAEDRQITFAMLTVVTAGVWLLGLHMRTRRAYLRSLEERAERLERERDAEVKVAMAAERASIARELHDVVAHNVSVIVVQADGASYAIEHDVGRARQALEAISTTGRYALGEMRRLLGVLREDDDAGAYAPQPGVAELDDLVGQVRASGLPVTFEVDGMPPGLSEGRQLTVFRIVQEALTNTLKHGGPRVSATVRLRYGGDAVEIRVDDDGRGAAASDDGRGHGLVGMRERAAVYGGTVRAAPRAGGGFGVLARIPTGDDE from the coding sequence ATGGTCGGGAGGATGTGGGAGTGGCTCCGGGGTAAGACGCCGCTGGTCGACGCGTTCCTCATGGCTCCGCTGGCGCTCTTCTCGCTGCCGGGGGTCCTGGGCGGCGCCTACGGCGTCCCCGTCGTCACGTACGTCGCCGTGACGGCCGGGCTCCTGCTTCCGCTGGTGCTGCGGCGGACCTGGCCGCGGCCGGTGTTCGTCGCGGTCGTGTTGGTGGCGGGCGTCCAGTGCCTCGCGGGGATCGTGCCGCTGCCCGCCAACATCGCGGTGCTGACGGTCTTGTACACGGTCACGGCCGGGTTCACGCTGCGGTGGGGTGTCGCCGCGGCGGTGGTGGTGGAGGTCGGCGCGGTGATGGCCACCTTCCGTTATCCGTCGGGGGCGGAGGACCGGCAGATCACGTTCGCCATGCTGACGGTGGTGACCGCGGGGGTGTGGCTGCTCGGGCTGCACATGCGGACGCGCCGGGCGTACCTGCGGTCGCTGGAGGAGCGGGCGGAGCGGCTGGAGCGGGAGCGCGACGCCGAGGTGAAGGTGGCGATGGCCGCGGAGCGGGCGAGCATCGCGCGGGAGCTGCACGACGTGGTGGCCCACAACGTCAGCGTGATCGTGGTGCAGGCGGACGGCGCGTCCTACGCGATCGAGCACGATGTGGGGCGGGCCCGGCAGGCGCTGGAGGCGATCTCCACGACCGGACGGTACGCGCTGGGCGAGATGCGGCGGCTGCTGGGCGTCCTGCGGGAGGACGACGACGCGGGGGCGTACGCGCCGCAGCCGGGGGTGGCGGAACTCGACGACCTGGTGGGGCAGGTCCGCGCGTCGGGGCTGCCGGTGACGTTCGAGGTGGACGGCATGCCGCCGGGCCTGTCGGAGGGACGCCAGCTCACCGTCTTCCGGATCGTCCAGGAGGCGCTCACCAATACGCTCAAGCACGGCGGGCCGCGGGTGTCGGCGACGGTGCGGCTGCGGTACGGCGGTGACGCCGTCGAGATCCGGGTGGACGACGACGGCCGCGGCGCCGCGGCGTCCGACGACGGGCGGGGCCACGGGCTGGTGGGCATGCGGGAGCGCGCGGCGGTGTACGGCGGCACGGTCCGGGCGGCGCCCCGGGCGGGCGGCGGTTTCGGGGTGCTGGCCCGGATCCCCACCGGGGATGACGAGTGA
- a CDS encoding cytochrome P450, producing MSETYDPWSPGFVADPYPVFERLREERPVFFHEPTEQWVISRYEDVDALLRDRRLGRSYLHVASHEEFGREPEAEFLRPFWDLIRAGMLDVEPPTHTRLRRLVSKAFTARMVEGLRPTIRRLAGELADGLAARGGGDLLAEVAEPLPVNVIAEMLGVPVGDRPLLRPWSADICGMYELNPSEETQRTAVRAAVEFSDYLRDLARSRRDEPRDDLISALAQVADEGDRLTEDELIGTCVLLLNAGHEATVNATGNGWWSLFRNPGELERLRADPSLVPTAVEELLRYDTPAPMFERWVLEDVTVAGTDIPRGAEVALLFASANRDPAVFAGPNRLDLSRDPNPHITFGLGIHYCLGAPLGRIEMAESFGALLRAAPGMRPTADPKWKPGFVLRGLEALHVEC from the coding sequence ATGAGCGAAACGTACGATCCGTGGTCGCCGGGCTTCGTGGCGGACCCCTATCCGGTGTTCGAACGGCTCCGGGAGGAACGCCCGGTGTTCTTCCACGAGCCGACCGAGCAGTGGGTCATCAGCCGCTACGAGGACGTCGACGCGCTCCTGCGCGACCGCAGACTGGGACGCTCGTATCTCCACGTGGCGAGCCACGAGGAGTTCGGCAGAGAACCCGAGGCGGAGTTCCTCAGACCCTTCTGGGACCTCATCCGCGCGGGGATGCTCGACGTCGAACCGCCCACGCACACGCGGCTGCGGCGGCTGGTGTCCAAGGCGTTCACCGCCCGGATGGTCGAGGGGTTGCGCCCCACGATCAGGCGCCTGGCCGGGGAACTGGCCGACGGGCTCGCGGCCAGAGGCGGCGGCGACCTGCTCGCGGAGGTCGCCGAACCGCTTCCGGTGAACGTGATCGCCGAGATGCTGGGCGTCCCGGTAGGCGACCGGCCCCTCCTGCGGCCCTGGTCGGCCGACATCTGCGGGATGTACGAGCTGAACCCGTCCGAGGAGACCCAGCGGACGGCCGTCCGCGCCGCCGTCGAGTTCTCCGACTACCTGCGCGACCTGGCCCGGTCCCGCCGCGACGAGCCGCGCGACGACCTGATCAGCGCGCTCGCCCAGGTGGCCGACGAAGGAGACCGGCTCACCGAGGACGAACTGATCGGCACCTGCGTCCTGCTGCTCAACGCCGGGCACGAGGCCACGGTGAACGCCACGGGGAACGGATGGTGGTCGCTGTTCCGCAACCCCGGAGAGCTCGAACGACTCCGCGCCGACCCCTCGCTCGTCCCCACGGCCGTCGAGGAACTGCTGCGCTACGACACCCCGGCACCGATGTTCGAACGCTGGGTGCTGGAGGACGTCACCGTCGCGGGGACCGACATCCCGCGGGGCGCCGAGGTCGCACTGCTGTTCGCGTCCGCCAACCGCGACCCGGCGGTGTTCGCCGGCCCGAACCGCCTCGACCTGAGCCGCGACCCGAACCCGCACATCACGTTCGGCCTCGGCATCCACTACTGCCTGGGCGCGCCCCTCGGCCGCATCGAAATGGCGGAGTCCTTCGGCGCCCTGCTGAGAGCCGCACCCGGAATGCGCCCGACCGCCGACCCCAAGTGGAAACCCGGCTTCGTCCTGCGCGGTCTGGAGGCCCTCCACGTCGAATGCTGA
- a CDS encoding SAM-dependent methyltransferase gives MEALVTEWLPWRSAMERALYGERGFYRRGERPAEHFRTSVHASPRFAAAVARLLTDVDAALRHPSRLDLVDIGAGSGALLTNVRACVTPELRARLALTAVEIAPPPPDLPRDLTWRPDIPDSFTGLAIANEWLDNIPLDVVERTPDGVRTMLVDPSSGAERPGPEPSAGDRAWLDRWWPLAETGDRAEVGRPRCAAWGAVLRRLDRGLAIAVDYAHTHGSRPPYGTLAGYRDGSTVPAVPDGSCDVTAHVALDACAVEGERAGATATALTTQRAALRALGLTGARPPLDLAHRDPRAYVAALCHAGEDAELTDPSGLGGFGWLAQTKHIPLPTPMTTPPR, from the coding sequence GTGGAGGCTTTGGTCACCGAGTGGCTGCCCTGGCGCAGCGCCATGGAACGCGCGCTGTACGGGGAGCGGGGGTTCTACCGGCGCGGAGAGCGTCCCGCCGAGCACTTCCGCACCTCGGTCCACGCGTCGCCCCGGTTCGCCGCCGCCGTCGCCCGGCTGCTCACCGACGTGGACGCCGCCCTCCGGCACCCGTCCCGCCTCGACCTGGTCGACATCGGCGCCGGCTCCGGCGCCCTCCTCACCAACGTCCGGGCCTGCGTCACCCCCGAACTCCGCGCCCGCCTCGCGCTCACCGCCGTCGAGATCGCACCACCACCCCCCGATCTCCCCCGCGACCTGACGTGGCGTCCCGACATCCCGGACTCCTTCACCGGCCTCGCGATCGCCAACGAATGGCTCGACAACATCCCCCTCGACGTGGTCGAACGGACCCCCGACGGCGTCCGGACGATGCTCGTCGACCCGTCCAGCGGCGCCGAACGTCCCGGCCCCGAACCGTCCGCCGGGGACCGTGCCTGGCTCGACCGCTGGTGGCCCCTCGCCGAGACCGGCGACCGCGCCGAGGTCGGCCGCCCCCGCTGCGCGGCCTGGGGCGCCGTCCTGCGCCGCCTCGACCGCGGTCTCGCGATCGCCGTCGACTACGCCCACACCCACGGTTCCCGCCCCCCGTACGGCACCCTCGCCGGGTACCGCGACGGTTCGACCGTCCCCGCCGTCCCCGACGGCTCCTGCGACGTCACCGCCCACGTCGCCCTCGACGCCTGCGCCGTCGAGGGCGAGCGCGCGGGCGCCACCGCGACCGCCCTCACCACGCAGCGCGCCGCTCTGCGCGCCCTCGGCCTGACCGGCGCCCGTCCCCCGCTGGACCTCGCCCACCGCGACCCCCGCGCCTACGTCGCCGCCCTCTGCCACGCGGGCGAGGACGCCGAACTCACGGACCCGTCCGGCCTGGGCGGCTTCGGCTGGCTGGCCCAGACCAAGCACATCCCCCTCCCCACCCCCATGACCACCCCGCCCCGCTAG
- the tnpA gene encoding IS200/IS605 family transposase, translating to MVEYGDVRTGRHCVFVLHAHLVFVTKMRHGVFTGPHLERLEEIMRAVCADFEVELAEFNGGGDHVHLLVNFPPKVALSKLVNSLKGVSSRRMRREFPELARHYWRGNRLWSASYFAGTVGGAPISVLRAYIEQQNHPA from the coding sequence ATGGTCGAGTACGGGGATGTCAGGACAGGCAGGCACTGCGTTTTCGTGCTGCATGCGCATTTGGTCTTCGTGACCAAGATGCGGCACGGGGTCTTCACCGGGCCGCACCTGGAACGGCTGGAGGAGATCATGCGGGCGGTGTGCGCCGACTTCGAGGTCGAACTCGCCGAGTTCAACGGCGGGGGCGACCACGTGCACCTGCTGGTGAACTTCCCGCCCAAGGTCGCCCTGTCCAAACTGGTCAACAGCCTCAAAGGGGTCTCCTCCCGGCGGATGCGCCGGGAGTTCCCCGAACTGGCCCGCCACTACTGGCGGGGGAACAGGCTGTGGTCGGCGTCCTACTTCGCCGGGACGGTCGGCGGCGCACCGATCAGCGTCCTGCGGGCATACATCGAGCAGCAGAACCACCCGGCCTGA